TCCCCAGGCACGACACTTGCCACGCTTCCGTCACGCCACCCTGTCTATACAGCCACGGTGCGCCGGACGGATGTCCATGCTTCCACCCGGTGCACCGCCACCCCCTGATGCACCCCGAAAGGGCGCCAGCACCCGCATAGCGGACGATGCACTTTGCCGGCGCCCGGGGTAAACACCGGGTTGGTCTTGTATATACAGGTTTGCTAGAGTGCCCGTCAGGCCGAGCGCGGACACAGCGCCGCCTGGTCCAGGAGACGGGACCCACATCCAGAAAAGACCCAACGGGAGCCGACAGCATGAAGCTGCACCGCCGCGCCGCATTGATCCTTTCCACCCTGGCATTCGCCACGGTGGCCGCCGCCCCGGCCCAGGCCCAGAACACGCCGGTTGCCATCGGCATGAGCGGCTGGACCGGCTTTGCGCCGCTGTCGCTGGCCGACAAGGCCGGCATCTTCAAGAAGCACGGGGTGGACGTGGAGATCAAGATGATCCCGCAGAAGGACCGGCACCTGGCGCTGGCCTCGGGCGCGATCCAGTGCGCGGCGACCACGGTCGAGACGCACGTGGCGTGGAATGCCAATGGCGTGCCGATCACGCAGATCGTCCAGCTCGACAAGTCGTACGGCGCCGACGGCCTGGCCGTGCGCGGCGACGTGAAGTCGTTTGCCGACCTCAAGGGCAAGACCATCGGCGTCGATGCGCCGGGTACCGCGCCGTACTTCGGCCTCGCGTGGATGCTGAAGAAGAACGGCATGACGCTGAAGGACGTCAAGCTGACCACGCTGTCGCCGCAGGCCGCCGCGCAGGCGTTCGTGGCCGGCCAGAACGACGCGGCGATGACCTACGAGCCGTACCTGTCCACGGTGCGCGCCAACCCGGACAAGGGCCGCATCCTGGCCACCACGCTCGACTATCCGATGGTGACCGATACGCTCGGCTGCGCGCCCAAGTGGCTCAAGGACAATCCCAAGGCCGCGCAGGCGCTGGTCGACAGCTACTTCGAGGCGCTGGAGCTGATCCGCAAGGAGCCGGAAAAATCCAACGAGATCATGGGCGCGGCGGTCAAGCAGACCGGCGAGCAGTTTGCCAAGTCGTCGTCGTACCTGCGCTGGCAGGACAAGGCGGCGAACCAGAAATTCTTCTCGGGCGAGCTGGCCAGCTTCAGCAAGGAAGCGGCCGACGTGCTCAAGGACATCGGCGTGATCCGCCAGGTGCCCGACGTGACGGCGCTCTATGACGCCCGGTTCCTCAAGTAAGCGGGAGGCCACGATGTCGCAAGCCTCCACCACGCAGGCGCCCGCGCCCATCGTCGCCGCAGCGGCCGACCGCGCGGCGCGCGCCCGCCATCCGTGGCTGTCGCCGCTGGTGCCCGTGTCGTCGCGGGCCCGCTGGATGCTCGGCCTGTCGTTCTTCGTGCTGTTCTTTGGCGTCTGGGCGGCCGCCACGCTGGGCGGATTCGTGTCGCGCACGTTCCTGGCCGATCCGCTGACGATGGCCAACGAAGGCTGGCTGCTGTTCACGCAGTACGGCTTCATCGGCGACATCGGCATGACGGTCTGGCGCGTGGTGGGCGGCTTCGTGCTGGCGGCCGTGCTGGCCGTGCCGCTGGGCATCCTGATGGGGTCGTACAAGGCAGCCGAGGCGTTTTTCGAGCCGTTCGTGTCGTTCTGCCGCTACCTGCCGGCATCGGCGTTCATCCCGCTGCTGATCCTCTGGGCCGGCATCGGCGAGACGCAGAAGCTGCTGGTCATCTTCATCGGGTCGTTCTTCCAGATCGTGCTGATGGTGGCGGTGACCGTGGGCGGCGCGCGCAAGGACCTGGTGGAGGCGGCCTACACGCTGGGCGCCACGCCGCGCGGCATCGTCCGGCGCGTGCTGATTCCGGGCGCGGCGCCCGAGATTGCCGAGACGCTGCGGCTGGTGCTGGGCTGGGCCTGGACGTACGTGATCGTGGCGGAGCTGATCGGCTCGTCGTCGGGCATCGGCCACATGATCACCGACAGCCAGGCGCTGCTGAACACTGGCCAGATCATCTTCGGCATCATCGTGATCGGCTGCATCGGGCTGGTGTCCGACCTTGTCTTCAAGCTGGCCAACCAGCGCCTGTTCCCGTGGAGTTCGATCAAATGAGCGCGCTGTCGATCCAGCAGGTTTCTCGTACTTTCGCCAATCCGAACGGGGGCAGCACGCAGGCGCTGCTGCCGGTGGACTTCGAGGTGCGCGACAACGATTTCGTGACGATCCTGGGTCCGTCGGGCTGCGGCAAGTCCACGCTGCTGCGCATCGTGGCCGGGCTCGATGCGCCCAGCGGCGGCCGGGTGCTGCTGGACGGCCAGCCCGTGGCCGGCCCCGGCGCCGACCGCGGCATGGTGTTCCAGTCGTACACGCTGTTTCCGTGGCTGACCATCGAGCAGAACGTCCGCTTTGGCCTGCGCGAGCGCGGCATGAGCCTGGCCGAGCAGAAGGAGCGTAGCGATTTCTTTATTTCGCGCGTCGGGCTGCGCGGTTTCGAGCAGCACTATCCGAAGCAGTTGTCGGGCGGCATGCAGCAGCGCACGGCAATTGCGCGCGCGCTGGCCAACGACCCGAAGATCCTGCTGCTCGACGAGCCGTTCGGCGCGCTGGACAACCAGACGCGCGTGCTGATGCAGGAGCTGCTGCTGGGCATCTGGGAATCGCACCGCAAGACGGTACTATTCGTCACGCACGATATCGACGAGGCCATCTTCATGGCCAACCGCGTGGCGGTCTTTTCCGCGCGGCCCGGTCGGATCAAGAGCGAGATCGCGGTGGATTTTCCCCATCCGCGCCATTACACGATCAAGACGTCGCCCGAGTTCTCCGTGCTCAAGGCACGGCTCACCGAGGAGATTCGCGCCGAGGCCATGGCTTCGGCCGAACACTGACCGGGCAGCCCGCAGACCCATCCATGAATTCGTCCGCCCATCCGGCAGCCCACCCCGCGGCGCCCGCCCCCGCCTCCAACGCCCCGGCCGCGCTGTACCAGCAGGTCAAGGAATACATCGCGCGCCAGATCCAGAGCGGCGCGTGGCAGCCGGGCGACCGCGTGCCGTCAGAGCAGGAGCTGGTGAACCGGTTCTCGGTGTCGCGCATGACGGTCAACCGCGCGCTGCGCGAGCTGTCGGAGCAGGGCAGGGTGGTGCGCGTGGCCGGCGTGGGCACGTTCGTGGCCGAGCACAAGCCGCAGTCCACGCTGCTGTCGGTGGTCAACCTGCAGGACGAGATCCGCATGCGCGGGCACGACTACGCGTGCGACGTGATCCTGGTGGAGCGCGTGTCCGCGTCGATCGAGGTGGCCGCCGCGCTGGAGCTGCGCACCGGCGAATCGGTCTACCACTCGATCTGCATCCACCGCGAGGACGGCGTGCCGGTGCAGCTGGAAGACCGCTACGTGAACCCGCGCGTGGCGCCCGATTTCATCACGCAGGACTTTGCCGATACCCAGCCCGGCGAATACCTGCTGCGCAACGTGCCGTACGACCAGGTCGAGCATGTGGTCGACGCCATCGCCGCCACGCCCGAGCAGGCCGCGCAGCTGGAAATGCCGCCCACCCAGCCGTGCCTGCTGCTGACGCGCCGCACGTGGACCAGTGGCGTACCGGTCACGTTCGTGCGATGCCTGCATCCGGGCAACCGCTACCGGCTGGGCAGCCGCTTTCGCGCCGACGGCAATCCCGCCTTCGGCTAGGACAAGAAGCCCGAGGGCCGGCCAGAAACCGGTCCACGGGTTTATTTTTCGACTAACCTGTATAGACAGGCTCATACAACAAGCCACTACCCGAGGCGCCGCAACATGACCGCAGATTCCCGCCCCCTCCTGACCCTGAACCCCGGCCACGTGACGCTGGACGACCTGCGCCGCATCCATCGTGGCGAAGTGCGCTTGGCGATGGCCGACGCCGCCTGGGCCGGCGTGCGCGCCGCGCAGGCCACCGTGCAGGACATCATCGACGCCGACGCCGTGGTCTACGGCATCAACACCGGCTTCGGCAAGCTGGCCCAGTCGCGCATCGCGCACGACAAGCTGGCCGAACTGCAGCGCAACCTGGTGCTGTCGCACAGCGTGGGCACCGGCCCCGACCTGGCGCCGGACACCGTGCGGCTGATCCTGGCGATCAAGGCCGTGAGCCTGGCGCGCGGCCATTCGGGCGTGCGCCGCGAACTGATCGAGGCGCTGCTGGCGCTGGCCAACCACGGCGTCACGCCGTGCATCCCGGCCAAGGGGTCGGTCGGCGCGTCGGGCGATCTGGCGCCGCTGGCGCATATGTCGTGCACGCTGATCGGCGTGGGCGACGTGCTGGTCGATGGCCGCCGCGTGCCGGCCGCGCAGGGGCTGGAACACGCGGGGCTGCGGCCGTTCACGCTGGGTCCCAAGGAAGGGCTGGCGCTGCTCAACGGCACCCAGGTGTCCACCGCGCTGGCGCTGGCTGGCCTGTTCGCGGCCGAGGACACCTTCGCCGCCGGGCTCGTGGCCGGCGCGCTGTCGCTGGAAGCCATCAAGGGCTCGGTCAAGCCGTTCGACGCCCGCATCCACGCGGCGCGCGGCCAGGCCGGCCAGATCGCCGTGGCCGGCGCCGTGCGCGCGATGCTGGACGGCAGCGACATCGTCGACTCCCACAAGACCTGCGGCCGCGTGCAGGACCCGTATTCGATCCGCTGCCAGCCGCAGGTGATGGGTGCCTGCCTGGACAACCTCGCGCACGCCGCCCGCATCCTGCGCATCGAGGCCAACGCCGCGTCGGACAACCCGCTGGTCTTCTCCGAGCAGGGCGACGTGGTGTCGGGCGGCAATTTCCACGCCGAGCCGGTGGCCTTCGCGGCCGACATCCTGGCGCTGGCCATCGCCGAGATCGGCGCGATCTCCGAGCGCCGGCTGGCGCTGCTGCTCGATACGGGCCTGTCCGGCCTGCCGCCGTTCCTGGTGCGCGACGGCGGCCTGAACTCGGGCTTCATGATCGCGCAGGTCACGGCGGCGGCGCTGGCGTCGGAAAACAAGTCGCTGGCGCACCCTTCCAGCGTCGACAGCCTGCCCACGTCGGCCAACCAGGAAGACCACGTGTCGATGGCCACCTACGGCGCCCGCCGCCTGGGCGACATGGCCGCCAACACGGCCGTGATCGTCGGCATCGAGGCCATGGCGGCCGCGCAGGGCATCGAATTCCACCGCCCGCTCAAGTCGTCGCCGCTGGTGGAGCAGGAACTGGCCCGCATCCGCAGCCGCGTGGCGTTTGTCGAGCAGGACCGCTACCTGGCGCCCGACATCGAGGCGATGAAGCAGTGGGTGGTACAGGGCGACGCCGGCGCCGGCTGGCCCGCCGCCGTCCGCGACATCCTGCCCACCAACGCCGCAGCCTGACATCCGAACCCCTTCGCAGAGACACGAGACCGCCATGAACGCCAACGAACGCCAATTCACCGACACCGCGCGCGGCCAGCGCGAGATCCGCGCCCCGCGCGGCAGCCAGCTCCACTGCAAGAACTGGCTGATCGAGGCCGCGTACCGCATGATCCAGAACAACCTCGACCCCGACGTGGCCGAGCGCCCGCAGGACCTGGTGGTCTACGGCGGCATCGGCAAGGCTGCGCGCAACTGGGAATGCTTCGACGCCATCCTGGACAGCCTGCGCCGGCTGGGCGAGGACGAATCGCTGCTGGTGCAGTCG
This sequence is a window from Cupriavidus pauculus. Protein-coding genes within it:
- a CDS encoding ABC transporter substrate-binding protein, with protein sequence MKLHRRAALILSTLAFATVAAAPAQAQNTPVAIGMSGWTGFAPLSLADKAGIFKKHGVDVEIKMIPQKDRHLALASGAIQCAATTVETHVAWNANGVPITQIVQLDKSYGADGLAVRGDVKSFADLKGKTIGVDAPGTAPYFGLAWMLKKNGMTLKDVKLTTLSPQAAAQAFVAGQNDAAMTYEPYLSTVRANPDKGRILATTLDYPMVTDTLGCAPKWLKDNPKAAQALVDSYFEALELIRKEPEKSNEIMGAAVKQTGEQFAKSSSYLRWQDKAANQKFFSGELASFSKEAADVLKDIGVIRQVPDVTALYDARFLK
- a CDS encoding ABC transporter permease, translated to MSQASTTQAPAPIVAAAADRAARARHPWLSPLVPVSSRARWMLGLSFFVLFFGVWAAATLGGFVSRTFLADPLTMANEGWLLFTQYGFIGDIGMTVWRVVGGFVLAAVLAVPLGILMGSYKAAEAFFEPFVSFCRYLPASAFIPLLILWAGIGETQKLLVIFIGSFFQIVLMVAVTVGGARKDLVEAAYTLGATPRGIVRRVLIPGAAPEIAETLRLVLGWAWTYVIVAELIGSSSGIGHMITDSQALLNTGQIIFGIIVIGCIGLVSDLVFKLANQRLFPWSSIK
- a CDS encoding ABC transporter ATP-binding protein — translated: MSALSIQQVSRTFANPNGGSTQALLPVDFEVRDNDFVTILGPSGCGKSTLLRIVAGLDAPSGGRVLLDGQPVAGPGADRGMVFQSYTLFPWLTIEQNVRFGLRERGMSLAEQKERSDFFISRVGLRGFEQHYPKQLSGGMQQRTAIARALANDPKILLLDEPFGALDNQTRVLMQELLLGIWESHRKTVLFVTHDIDEAIFMANRVAVFSARPGRIKSEIAVDFPHPRHYTIKTSPEFSVLKARLTEEIRAEAMASAEH
- the hutC gene encoding histidine utilization repressor, giving the protein MNSSAHPAAHPAAPAPASNAPAALYQQVKEYIARQIQSGAWQPGDRVPSEQELVNRFSVSRMTVNRALRELSEQGRVVRVAGVGTFVAEHKPQSTLLSVVNLQDEIRMRGHDYACDVILVERVSASIEVAAALELRTGESVYHSICIHREDGVPVQLEDRYVNPRVAPDFITQDFADTQPGEYLLRNVPYDQVEHVVDAIAATPEQAAQLEMPPTQPCLLLTRRTWTSGVPVTFVRCLHPGNRYRLGSRFRADGNPAFG
- the hutH gene encoding histidine ammonia-lyase; amino-acid sequence: MTADSRPLLTLNPGHVTLDDLRRIHRGEVRLAMADAAWAGVRAAQATVQDIIDADAVVYGINTGFGKLAQSRIAHDKLAELQRNLVLSHSVGTGPDLAPDTVRLILAIKAVSLARGHSGVRRELIEALLALANHGVTPCIPAKGSVGASGDLAPLAHMSCTLIGVGDVLVDGRRVPAAQGLEHAGLRPFTLGPKEGLALLNGTQVSTALALAGLFAAEDTFAAGLVAGALSLEAIKGSVKPFDARIHAARGQAGQIAVAGAVRAMLDGSDIVDSHKTCGRVQDPYSIRCQPQVMGACLDNLAHAARILRIEANAASDNPLVFSEQGDVVSGGNFHAEPVAFAADILALAIAEIGAISERRLALLLDTGLSGLPPFLVRDGGLNSGFMIAQVTAAALASENKSLAHPSSVDSLPTSANQEDHVSMATYGARRLGDMAANTAVIVGIEAMAAAQGIEFHRPLKSSPLVEQELARIRSRVAFVEQDRYLAPDIEAMKQWVVQGDAGAGWPAAVRDILPTNAAA